CAAGCAATGCCTCAGTATTGTCCGGTGGTATCTGCCCTGTCCAACGTTGACGAGCCTGGTAATACCAAAACGTACGGCGTTGGAGTGGAATCTCACTGTGTTGCCAACCATCGATTAAATTTTGTAATTTCTTGAGCTTCGTTAATTGATTTGCATAAAACCAATCCATTAATGAAATGCGTTGATCGTAGTCATGGTCTTCCATGTCTAGAATAATCCGATCAACATCGTCAGCCGACAACTGTTTTTTATCCATAATTAATAAAGCCAATAAGCGAGGCGTATATTCTTGACTTGACCATAATTCCATTGCTATTGCGTGATCCATTTTAATTTCTTTGGCGATTTTTCTAAGTTCACCACGTAACGTTTCAGGACCTAATTGTTCTAAAAGTTCTTGGGCTTTTGCTGTTACTGCTTGATGTGTCATAAAATGACCTCCTAATTAAATATAATTGACAGCTTTGTCTTGTAAACAGTCTTGGTAGCTTGCAGGATCTACAGTTTTAATATCAATAACGCTGCAAAAAATATTCCTGCCCTAGCTTAACAGCTTTTTGGATATCCATCAAACGGTAGTGATAGCCATTTTTTTCATAGTCTGTTAAACTTTCTAATATAAGCAAAGTCGTATGAACCGAACTAACTGAAGAACGTCGGTGTAACGCACATCCCATTGGCAATTCCAGCCACCATCATTTGATTGATAGGCTAAAACATAGTCGATTATCTCAGATATTTTTTCGCTTTGAAGCTTTCCGTATATGGCTAAAGATAAGATCATCAACGCAATACAAAAATCCAAATGTCGGCCGGATTTTTCGGACGTGTCCTTTCGCCAAAGCTCATTCAAGACTGTTTAGGTAGCTTCTTAGTATACTGGAGGCAAGCTTTCAATTTCCATATATTTTAATTCCAGCAAGACAAACGTACTCGAAACCCATTTATCCGAATAAATATCACTGCCCCACATTTTTTTTCGTCATAGATGGCTAAGTAATCCGCTATGAGACCTTTATTATTATGGTTAAATTTTTGGTCTAATAAATGCCTTGAGGTTAATTGTTGTATCACTATATCACCATCCATTAACCAATCGATTACTTTTATAAGTTTCCACCTATTTTCCCTTTATTAATAAACTAAAGTAACTATAATATAGTTATTATCAGATTTAAAGTCATAGGAGTGAATTAACATTAAACTACTCAACAAATTCGCTTTAGCCATATTTAAACCAAATGTCTCAAACTTGAGCAACGCCCAAAAGATTGTGATTAGTTTTTTAATCGTCATTTTTACAGGCTCAATTTTATTAAGCTTACCCATTAGTCAAACCGCAACATCCGATGCAACTTATTTTGACCATTTATTTATTTCCGTTTCAGCCGTTTGTGTGACAGGGTTATTTATTGAATCGATTTTCGATACTTACAATATATTCGGTCAATTTATTATGATGTGTTTGATTCAAATTGGAGGTTTAGGACTGATGTCTTTTATCTCTATTCTCTATTTTAGAATCGGACAAAATGTGCGCTTTAAAAATCAGATGGCAGTCAGTGATGCCCTAAATAATGCTTCGCTTGATAATATCAGAGATTGGCTGGGAAATATTTTTAAATATACCTTTGTCATCGAAGGCGTTGGTGCTTTACTATTTGCGACTTTCTTTATCCCACAACAAGGGTTTGCGAAGGGGATATTTACTAGTATTTTCATGGCTATCTCAGCCTTTTGTAATGCAGGTTTTGATCCTCTAGGTAATGTTTCCATGATTCCTTACCAAGATGTGCCGCTGATTAATTTTACGATTATGGCGCTGATCATTCTGGGAGGAATTGGCTTTAGTGTTTGGTTTGATGTCATGGATCGAATTAAATCGATTGATTTCAAACAAGCAAAAATTAGTGTAAAAACCGCTTTAAGAAGATTAAGTCCACATACTAAGTTAGCCTTGCTAATGACGGTGGGACTAATTTTCATAGGTACAGTTTTATTCTTATTGGTCGAATGGAATAATCAAGGTACGATTGGTCAAATGAGCACTGGCAATAAAATAATGACTGCTATGTTTCAAACGGTGACCATGCGTACGGCTGGTTTTGCTTCAATTGACTATACATTAGCACATCCACTTTCTAATTTAATTTTTATCGTAACGATGTTTATTGGAGGAAGTCCTGGTGGTACTGCTGGAGGTTTAAAAACAACCACCTTCGCTTTAGTTGTGATGCTGGCTGTGGCTGAAATCCGCCAAAAATCACATATCAACTTTGCCCACCATACGATTCCAATGTTCATTGTTCGTAAAGCTTTTGCTATTTTCTTAATATATATAACCATTTTAATCTTTGGTTCAGGGCTCATTCTCTTGTTTGATACACATGTCGATTATTTATATGTTTTATTTGAATCTATTTCAGCTTTTGCGACCGTTGGTGTAACAGCTAATTTAACGGCTACATTAACCATGGCAAGCCAAGTAATTATAATGATTCTAATGTTTGTCGGACGGATTGGTCCGATGACGATGTTTGTTTCGCTATTGCCGAATAAGAAAAAACAAAGCCAAGATATTCAATATACAACAACCAATATTATCATAGGATAGGAAGATATTTATTTATGAGAAAAAATAATTTAGTCGGGATTTTGGGGTTAGGAATTTTTGGTTCAACACTCGCCAAAGAACTCTCTTTAAATGGCGTGGATGTCATCGCTTGTGATTTGGATCAAAAAAATGTGGACCGGTTAGAAGGTTATTTAGCCGTTGGGAGTGTCGGTGATTTCACTGATTTGGATTATATGCGTGAACTCGGTTTTGGCCAATGTGACGCCATTGTTATTAGTACCGGAACGAGCTTAGAAGCTTCGGTGCTTGGCGTGATTAATGCCAAGGAGTTAGGTATTGATACGATTATTTGTAAAGTTAAAAATAAAACGAATAGTAAAGTTATTTCAGCCTTGGGTGTGAATATTTTAGTTCAACCTGAAAAAGAAGCCGGTTTGAATATGGCACAACGTCTAATCCATAATACGATTGAAGACATTATTAATTTGGATGACGTCACCTCATTGGTGGAATTTAGAGCCCCGGAACATTGGATTGGCAAGCCTCTGACTTCATTGGACTTGCGCAAACGTTATGATATCAACATTATTGGAATTCGCAAAAACCGCCACGAAGTACTGAACACCACATTTCCTGCCCAATACATCATTGAAAAAGATGATATTTACGTAGCAGTTGCCAATACAGAAAAATTTGAACAAGCCGAATATTTGGAATATTTGAAGTAAATGAGGAGAGCCGCTATAAGCACTTGATAGTGTTTCTAGCGGCTGTTTGTTTGTTGCATACTGGCTGTTTTATTCTAATTCGCATCCATCGGTACCATCGTTCCTATAAACTTTCCAACGAGAGTGCTTGTTGCTAGATCTAGTATTTCAGCCTCTACAATGATTTGTCGACTCCCTTTTTTAAGAATCGAGCCTATCGTATGAATAGTTGCGCTGGTAGCAGGTCGCAAATAATGAATTTTGAATTCCGAAGTCACCACAGTTTGCTTTTTTTCCAACACCGTCATCGCAGCCAACCCCGCACAAGTGTCAGCCAACGTTGCTATCACCCCACCGTGAACATATCCAATATACTGCTGGATTTCCGGCTTATTTTCAACCGCCAACACCACACCAATAAACCCTAAAATCGACATCCGATCCAAACCCTTTTGCATCGTTTCAAATAAATCGAAACCTAACCCCCACTCTAATAAATATCACTGCTTTAAATCTACGTTTTCTATCGTATATCACTGAAATTTCCAGCGTGCTCGGATGAAACCACTATTTCATACGAGCGCAGACCAGCCACTCGGATGAAACTACTATTTCAAACGATCGCGAGCAAACCGCTCGGATGAAACCACCCTTTCATCCGACCGCGAACAAACCGCTCGGATGAAATCACTCTTTCAAACGAGCGCGAGCAAACCGCTCGGATGAAACCACCTTTTCATCCGACCGCGAGCAAACCGCTCGGATGAAACCACTATTTCATACGAGCGCGAGCAAACCGCTCGGATGAAACTACTCTTTCATCCGACCGCGAACAAACCGCTCGGATGAAACTACATTTTCATCCGAGCGGTGCATTATCACCGATATTTATTCAAAAGGTTTTCATTTCAACTTGGACGCCAGTGGTGTCTACTTGCAAAATATCTATTTGATAGTCTGCAAAATAATAACTTAAGTCTTTTTTTACCGACTCAGCCTTTCCAATGGGCACATAAAATAGAATCGTTGGGCCAGCACCGCTTAAGGCACAGCCATAAGCATCCAGTTGAGCTAAATGTTCAATACTTTTAGCGAGTTCAGGAACAATTTTCATGCGGTAGGGTTGGTGAAAGAGGTCTTGTTGCATCAATTTGCCTGCTAATTCCCATTGATTGGTCAGCATTGCCGCAACCAGGACATTGGAAATGGCACTGACTTTTACGGCATCGCGGTAGACTAAAACATTGGGCAACAATGACCGAGCTTCCACTGTCTTCAGTTGATAACTTGGTATCAGCGCAACCAATTCAACGTCTACTTGATTGGTATGAATTATTTCCGTTTGTGTTTCATCATGGAGGCCAATGACCAGCCCACCATAAACAGAAGCCGCGGCATTATCTGGATGCCCTTCGAAAATACTCGCTATTCTTGCCTTCTTCTTTCTAGATAAATTCAAAGCTAACAATTGATTCGCCAATTCCACCCCGCCCACAATCGCAGAAGCGCTACTTCCTAAGCCCCGGGAAAGTGGAATATCACTAGACATTTTAATTCGAAAACCAGGTAAGCTCAGATTAAATTGTTTGGCAACAGATTCTGCTACCTGATAAATCAAATTATCTGCTCCCGTCGCAATCCCTGCTAAACTTTCTGTCTTTGGAATAAATATCGCTTCGTCTCCCGTTACTTCTACCTCTAAACGTAAATAGCGATTCAAGGCTAAGCCAATTGAATCAAATCCAGGTCCAAGATTTGCAGTTGAGGCAGGGATATTTATTGAAAAGATTTTAGGGGTCATGGTTTTTTTCCTAAAATGTGTTCGAAGACGATGTCTTGGTCGGCGGGCAAAACAGTCGGTTCGAAACTTGCGGTGTGAATGGCGGTTTCGGGATCTTTCAAGCCGTTTCCGGTCAAGACAGCAACAACAGTGGCTCCCTGCTTAATTTTTCCGTTAGCAACAGACTTAAGAACCCCGGCAATTGAGGCACATGAAGCGGGCTCGGCAAATATGCCTTCTTGTTTGGCTAGTAGTTGATAGGCAGAAAGAATTTCTTCATCCGTGACTGAATCGATATTCCCTCCAGATTCCTGAGCAGCCTTTACAGCCAACTCCCAGCTGGCAGGGTTTCCGATGCGAATGGCGGTAGCGATGGTTTCAGGATTTTCTATCACTTGATTTTGGACGATGGCAGCTGCACCTTCGGCCTCAAAGCCGTGCATTTCAGCTAAGCCTGTGGCTTTTAAGTCATGATACTCCTTAAAACCTTTCCAATAAGCGGTTATATTGCCAGCATTCCCTACCGGAATAGCAAGGACATCGGGAGCTTGACCTAATTGGTCGCATATTTCAAAAGCGGCCGTTTTTTGTCCTTCAATGCGATAGGGGTTCACTGAATTGACTAAGGTAATCGGTGCGATGTCACTTAAATTTCTTACCATCTCGAGTGCACGGTCGAAATTACCGTCAATGGCATAAATTTCAGCTCCGTACATCATGGCTTGAGCTAGTTTTCCCATTGCAATCTTGCCATTTGGAATTAGAACAATACAACGTAGGTTGGCTCTTGCGGCATAGGCTGCAGCTGCGGCAGAGGTATTGCCAGTGGATGCACACATAATGGCCGAGCTTCCTGCTTCTTTTGCTTTCGCAACTGCCATTACCATACCACGATCTTTAAATGATCCTGTCGGATTCGCTCCTTCATATTTCACATAAAGTTTAATGCCGAGTGGCTGAGAAATTTTTTCAAGAGGAATTAAAGGGGTATTGCCTTCCATTAAGGATAAGAAAGGTGTATTTTCTGTAACTGGTAAAAAGTCTTTGTATTCTTTAATTAATCCTTGCCATCCATTCATTTTTATTCTCCTTCAATCCGATAGTAACTTTTAATATTTTTAACAGCAATTGAATTTTCTAGTGCCTGTAATACTTTATTGAAGTTACTTTTTCTTGTTTTATAAGTGGTGACAACAATTTCAGCATGCGCTTCATTAGCGACGGGAAGTTGTAAAACTTTTTCCAAGCTGATGTCATTTTGCCCAAATAAGGTTGTAACTTCAGCAAATGTTCCTGGAATATCTACTGCTAATAAACGTACAAAATATTTAGCCGCTACTTCATCGTCTGTCTTTAAATTCTTTTCATACTGTGGCGGCGTCATACTGTTGCCAGTCACATTTAAGCGCATATTTTTAATCACCGTCATTAAATCCGACACTACTGCTGTCGCTGTCGGCAGCATCCCTGCTCCAGGGCCGTAAAACATTAATTCTCCAATGGCTTCCCCGTTGACATACACTGCATTAAATTCATTATTGACGGCCGCCAAAGGATGTTCATGCGGGATAAGCGTCGGCTCAACACTCACTTCCACTTTGCCATTATCACGGTTTGCTAGAGCAATCAACTTCATGCTATAACCTAATTGATGGCAAAATTCCAAATCATTTTGTGTCACATTTGAAATCCCAGTCACACTAACATCTGCTAAATCAATATCCATTGAAAATCCAAGCGAGGCTAATATTTTCAACTTACGAGCCGCATCTAAGCCTTCAACATCAGATGTCGGATCCGCCTCAGCAAAGCCTAAACTTTGTGCTTCCTTTAAGACATCCGCATAATCCCGACCTTCTTGTGACATTTTCGTCAAAATATAATTGGTCGTCCCATTCAAAATCCCCATTAGATTCGTTAAGCGATCTGGCGCCAACCCCTCTACCAAACTCCTAATAATCGGAATTCCTCCTGCAACACTCGCCTCATAATAAAAATCCACTTCATTCTCTTGTGCCAGCTGCAATAATTCATTTCCATATAAAGCCATCATATCCTTATTTGCCGTCAAAATATGCTTTTTATTCCGCAACGCACGACTCACATAATCTTTCGTATCCTCAACACTTCCCATCACTTCAATCACAACATCAATAGTCGGATCATCAATAATATCATTCACATCCTGCGTCAACACCGCATCCTTCAAATCAACTTTCCGAGGCTTCGTTGGATCCTGAACCAAAATTTTACGAATCGACACCTGACACCCCAACTGATGCTCCAACCGATCTTGATGCGCATTAATAATATGAACCACACCACTTCCAACCGTCCCAAAGCCCAACAGCCCAATTGAAACATTCTCCATAAAAACCCCAACCTCTTTCCTTAAAATAAATATCACTGCTGAATATTATCAGCTGATTTTGTATTATTCCAGACTAAAAATTTTAATACGATTAAAACATTTTATTTTTTCTCATTATTATTTAATCATAGACATAATATAATGACTGCTGCTAAAGGTCAATAGCAATCGTGAGTTGAGTATGAAGTAATTGTTTTTTTGAAATGGGGACTGACTAATTGAAGGAACGAGGCGAATGGTTTAAATTCGTTGAAAAAACGAATGCACTTTTGTGCGCTCGTCATGAAAACGAGGGACACTTTGGGTACTCGTCAAAAAAACGAGGGACACTTTGGGTACTCGTTAAGAAAACGAAGACCACTTTAGGTACTCGTTAAAAAAACGAGGGACACTTTGGGTACTCGTCAAAAAAACGAGGGACACTTCTGGTACTCGTCCAAAAAACGAGGAACACTTTGGGTACTCGTTAAGAAAACGAAGACCACTTTAGGTACTCGTTAAAAAAACGAGGGACACTTTGGGCACTCGTTAAGAAAACGAAGACCACTTTAGGTACTCGTTAAAAAAACGAGGGACACTTTGGGTACTCGTCCAAAAAACGAAGACCACTTTGGGTACTCGTCGAAAAAACGAGGGACACTTTGGGTACTCGTCAAAAAAACGAGGGACACTTTGGGTACTCGTTCAAAGAACGAGGGACACTTTGGGTACTCGTCAAAAAAACGAGGGACACTTTGGGTACTCGTCGAAAAAACGAGGGACACTTTGGGTACTCGTCAGAAAAACGAGGGACACTTTGGGTACTCGTCAGAAAAACGAGGAACACTTTGGGTACTCGTCGAAAAAACGAGGGACACTTTGGGTACTCGTCAAAAAAACGAGGGACACTTCCCGCTTCCAATACTCAAGCACACAAAAAATCGTAAGCAACTTCGCATCATCTTAGCACAGCTACTTACGATTGTGATATTTATTTTTAACGACTAAGATTTTCTAATCTTTGGATTTGTCAGTGGCGTTCTTGGATGACTGCATCCATATCATTTGGATACATTAAATTAATGACTTTAATCGCATAGTCAGATGCGACCATAGCACGTTATTTCATTTGCCCGGAAACCACGGCTTAGCCAGCCACCCGGAGAGCAGCCATAGTTACCGCATCCGAACTTTTTTTGCTGATCGATGAATTTTAAAAGCCGCTTGACGGACAACGTGCATACGAGCCTTCTCTTTTTGCCAAAGTTCGTTGACCGCAAAACCATCTTGAATCACATCAAAAGTGCGCCAATCATCGTCAACAAGCTCCAATATATATTGAGCCAAATCAAGTGACCATTGTGCCATCTCAACTTGAGTCCTCGTTTCATACAAATCATCCAAGATCGCACGCAATTGTTAGGCATCATTAATTTTCAACTTAACTCTGGTTGTCATTATACTAAGCCCCCTCCAACCGATCGCGGTATCCATAGCCAATCCCACCAACCAACATCATCACTAAACTCACCACAAGGATTGTAGCAAAGATATTTAATTGAAAGGATTCAAGGGGAATCATGGGCAACCAATTTTGTGGTGAAGTGTTGAGTAGCCAAGTCGGAAATTCGACAAGATTTTGGAAATAGTTTAGGAAAAAGGCGTAGGCAAGATAGATATACAACAAGGAACCGAATCGCGGTATCCAGCCGACTACTAAAGCTGCAAAACCAATGAAAAATAGAATAGTTGGAAATAAATTAAATCCAATTAACAAGAAATCACTGAAGCTCATTTGTTGCGATTGCATCACGCTTAAGGCTGCACCAGCTAATCCTCCAACCGTGAACAAGAACCCCAGCACGGCCACAAGCACTGCTAGAACAATGTTTGTCCAATACAAATCGCGTCGTTTCACTTTCGTTCCATGAATTTGACTCAAATACAGGTTTTTCTCATATGAAAACAGGCGGTTAATTAAAACGAGTGGCAGTATCGTCACCAAGCTAACCATCACCATCATAATTACAGCAGTAAAGGATTCTTCAATCGTTACCCCCGAAAAAGTAAACATCAGCTTCAAGAGGTCATTGCCCTCTAAAAAGCTCGCCATATCACCATATATAGCCCCATAAGCAGCCCCTAATACCAAATACGCAATCAGCCAACTAACAATCAACCCTCGATTCAAACGAATAAATATCCCTGGAACTGACAATAGTGATGCTTTCGCATTCGCTCTTCCTTCTTTTTCAGGAATAAATCCAGCTCCCACATCACGTTTGCCTTCTAATATTAAGGCGAAACATAATAAAAGAAAACAAAATATCAATTCTAACCCAACTGGTAGCCAGTTGTTTTCAGTAAAAGGAAATGTTAAATACAGCCAGCCCATCGGGTTCAACATCGACCAAGAAACATTCACAATATCTGTTAGGCCGCGTAAAATATATAAAAAGCCAAGCACAGCAAGCGAAACACCCGTTGCTGCAGCCGAAGTCGACATTATTTGTGCCACTAACAAAGCTAGGACAGCACCAAAGACTCCACTAAGACCAACCGAAAAGGCAAACAAAACGGCTCCTTCAAAAGTAACAGTTTCTACTCCGAAACTCACCATTATCACTGCAATAAATATCACTAACATCGCATTAATCAAAAGTGTTTCAAGAATAACCGCTAAGGAATTTGCCTGTCTCCCTACTTGAAAAGAGCGAATCAATTCGGTGAGACCTAAATCTTCTTCTTTTCGAGTATGTCCTATGACATGCAAAATAGAAACTACCATCGCAAATAAACTACAAAATAACAACATTTCATGACTGTACATGGCTCCTATCGTATATTCAGTAGCAGTCTCAATTGGAGTCGGTCCAACAATCGCGATCATCGCTGGATTCTGCATCGTCTCAAAGAAACCAAATGCCCCTTGACCTTTAGCAATTTCTTCAAATGCTGGCACAAAAGCAGCTGAAAACAAGCCTAAGCCGACTACCCAAAAAATAATCTTTTTAAAATCGCGTTTTAAATATTGGAAAAATAGGATTTCCCAACGTCCAAACATTTCTTTCACTGCCCTCACCTCTAATCCATTTCTGCTTTATAGTGTCGCATAAATACATCTTCGAGAGTTGGCGGTGTGATGGTCAGATTAACTATCTTTAATTCTGTAGCCGTAGTAAGAATCTGATTTAAATACTGTTGATCAGCTGAAAAGACGCTTTGTTTATGATTTTGTTTAAAATCATGAACACCATCTAAGCTTTTCAATATCGAAATATCATCCTCGGTTTCAATGGTAATTTTAGAGCGGGTGAGATGTCGCAATTCGTCTAAAGTACCTGCCTCTACAATTTCACCTTGGCGAATGATTACCACTCGATCAGCCAATCGTTCGACTTCCGATAAAATATGCGAGGAAAGAAGAATCGACTTGCCTGCAGCTTTCAACTTTTCAACCTCATCTTGAAAGACTTGCTCCATCAAAGGATCCAAGCCAGAAGTAGGCTCATCAAAAATATACAAGTCCGAATCAACCGACAAAGCCGCAATCAATCCTACTTTTTGACGA
This window of the Fundicoccus culcitae genome carries:
- a CDS encoding DNA alkylation repair protein, with the protein product MTHQAVTAKAQELLEQLGPETLRGELRKIAKEIKMDHAIAMELWSSQEYTPRLLALLIMDKKQLSADDVDRIILDMEDHDYDQRISLMDWFYANQLTKLKKLQNLIDGWQHSEIPLQRRTFWYYQARQRWTGQIPPDNTEALLDAIEADIVDEKPEVQFTMNLTAGWIGVYDEQYRDRCIAIGEKTGLYKGEMVSKGCTPSYLPEFIAIEVEKRQ
- a CDS encoding TrkH family potassium uptake protein; protein product: MSNAQKIVISFLIVIFTGSILLSLPISQTATSDATYFDHLFISVSAVCVTGLFIESIFDTYNIFGQFIMMCLIQIGGLGLMSFISILYFRIGQNVRFKNQMAVSDALNNASLDNIRDWLGNIFKYTFVIEGVGALLFATFFIPQQGFAKGIFTSIFMAISAFCNAGFDPLGNVSMIPYQDVPLINFTIMALIILGGIGFSVWFDVMDRIKSIDFKQAKISVKTALRRLSPHTKLALLMTVGLIFIGTVLFLLVEWNNQGTIGQMSTGNKIMTAMFQTVTMRTAGFASIDYTLAHPLSNLIFIVTMFIGGSPGGTAGGLKTTTFALVVMLAVAEIRQKSHINFAHHTIPMFIVRKAFAIFLIYITILIFGSGLILLFDTHVDYLYVLFESISAFATVGVTANLTATLTMASQVIIMILMFVGRIGPMTMFVSLLPNKKKQSQDIQYTTTNIIIG
- a CDS encoding potassium channel family protein, with the translated sequence MRKNNLVGILGLGIFGSTLAKELSLNGVDVIACDLDQKNVDRLEGYLAVGSVGDFTDLDYMRELGFGQCDAIVISTGTSLEASVLGVINAKELGIDTIICKVKNKTNSKVISALGVNILVQPEKEAGLNMAQRLIHNTIEDIINLDDVTSLVEFRAPEHWIGKPLTSLDLRKRYDINIIGIRKNRHEVLNTTFPAQYIIEKDDIYVAVANTEKFEQAEYLEYLK
- a CDS encoding PaaI family thioesterase; this translates as MQKGLDRMSILGFIGVVLAVENKPEIQQYIGYVHGGVIATLADTCAGLAAMTVLEKKQTVVTSEFKIHYLRPATSATIHTIGSILKKGSRQIIVEAEILDLATSTLVGKFIGTMVPMDAN
- the thrB gene encoding homoserine kinase, with product MTPKIFSINIPASTANLGPGFDSIGLALNRYLRLEVEVTGDEAIFIPKTESLAGIATGADNLIYQVAESVAKQFNLSLPGFRIKMSSDIPLSRGLGSSASAIVGGVELANQLLALNLSRKKKARIASIFEGHPDNAAASVYGGLVIGLHDETQTEIIHTNQVDVELVALIPSYQLKTVEARSLLPNVLVYRDAVKVSAISNVLVAAMLTNQWELAGKLMQQDLFHQPYRMKIVPELAKSIEHLAQLDAYGCALSGAGPTILFYVPIGKAESVKKDLSYYFADYQIDILQVDTTGVQVEMKTF
- the thrC gene encoding threonine synthase; the protein is MNGWQGLIKEYKDFLPVTENTPFLSLMEGNTPLIPLEKISQPLGIKLYVKYEGANPTGSFKDRGMVMAVAKAKEAGSSAIMCASTGNTSAAAAAYAARANLRCIVLIPNGKIAMGKLAQAMMYGAEIYAIDGNFDRALEMVRNLSDIAPITLVNSVNPYRIEGQKTAAFEICDQLGQAPDVLAIPVGNAGNITAYWKGFKEYHDLKATGLAEMHGFEAEGAAAIVQNQVIENPETIATAIRIGNPASWELAVKAAQESGGNIDSVTDEEILSAYQLLAKQEGIFAEPASCASIAGVLKSVANGKIKQGATVVAVLTGNGLKDPETAIHTASFEPTVLPADQDIVFEHILGKKP
- a CDS encoding homoserine dehydrogenase, producing MENVSIGLLGFGTVGSGVVHIINAHQDRLEHQLGCQVSIRKILVQDPTKPRKVDLKDAVLTQDVNDIIDDPTIDVVIEVMGSVEDTKDYVSRALRNKKHILTANKDMMALYGNELLQLAQENEVDFYYEASVAGGIPIIRSLVEGLAPDRLTNLMGILNGTTNYILTKMSQEGRDYADVLKEAQSLGFAEADPTSDVEGLDAARKLKILASLGFSMDIDLADVSVTGISNVTQNDLEFCHQLGYSMKLIALANRDNGKVEVSVEPTLIPHEHPLAAVNNEFNAVYVNGEAIGELMFYGPGAGMLPTATAVVSDLMTVIKNMRLNVTGNSMTPPQYEKNLKTDDEVAAKYFVRLLAVDIPGTFAEVTTLFGQNDISLEKVLQLPVANEAHAEIVVTTYKTRKSNFNKVLQALENSIAVKNIKSYYRIEGE
- a CDS encoding putative immunity protein: MAQWSLDLAQYILELVDDDWRTFDVIQDGFAVNELWQKEKARMHVVRQAAFKIHRSAKKVRMR
- a CDS encoding ABC transporter permease — encoded protein: MKEMFGRWEILFFQYLKRDFKKIIFWVVGLGLFSAAFVPAFEEIAKGQGAFGFFETMQNPAMIAIVGPTPIETATEYTIGAMYSHEMLLFCSLFAMVVSILHVIGHTRKEEDLGLTELIRSFQVGRQANSLAVILETLLINAMLVIFIAVIMVSFGVETVTFEGAVLFAFSVGLSGVFGAVLALLVAQIMSTSAAATGVSLAVLGFLYILRGLTDIVNVSWSMLNPMGWLYLTFPFTENNWLPVGLELIFCFLLLCFALILEGKRDVGAGFIPEKEGRANAKASLLSVPGIFIRLNRGLIVSWLIAYLVLGAAYGAIYGDMASFLEGNDLLKLMFTFSGVTIEESFTAVIMMVMVSLVTILPLVLINRLFSYEKNLYLSQIHGTKVKRRDLYWTNIVLAVLVAVLGFLFTVGGLAGAALSVMQSQQMSFSDFLLIGFNLFPTILFFIGFAALVVGWIPRFGSLLYIYLAYAFFLNYFQNLVEFPTWLLNTSPQNWLPMIPLESFQLNIFATILVVSLVMMLVGGIGYGYRDRLEGA
- a CDS encoding ABC transporter ATP-binding protein, encoding MLEKIIEIKNLSKNFGKVMALKDVSFDVKSGEVVGFIGPNGAGKSTTIRVLLGIIKKDAGVAEIFNRDVWKESFEIHQCLSYVPGDVALWDNLTGGEIIDLFMKLHGAGNQTKRDDLIARFELDPRKKAKTYSKGNRQKVGLIAALSVDSDLYIFDEPTSGLDPLMEQVFQDEVEKLKAAGKSILLSSHILSEVERLADRVVIIRQGEIVEAGTLDELRHLTRSKITIETEDDISILKSLDGVHDFKQNHKQSVFSADQQYLNQILTTATELKIVNLTITPPTLEDVFMRHYKAEMD